The DNA sequence CCAATCCGCACTTATCGAGGAAAACGGAAATGATTATGTGTGGGTTGTTAATCAAAAGGGGAAAGCCGAAAAAGTTGAAGTTAAAACGGGGACATCATCCATTAACGATATTGAAATTGTTGATGGTTTAAATATCGGTGATACAGTCATCTCCCGTCCCCCGGCAAAAATTGAGGTTGGTAATAAAATTAAAATAAAGAATGAAGATAATTCCAACGGTAAGTTTATGGGCTTGTTTTAAAACCTATGGCCTCCATTTTAAGCCTCGAAAAAATATCGAAAGTCTATCCAATGGGTGACATGATGGTGCACGCTTTACGCGAGGTAAGTTTAGAAATCAAAGAGGGAGATTTCGCTTCCATAACGGGACCATCCGGAAGCGGCAAATCAACTCTCATGCACATGATCGGACTTCTGGATAAACCAACAAGTGGCAGAATTCTATTACAAGGGAAAAATGTTAGCGATCTTGACGAAAACGAATTAGCCGTAGCTCGAAATAAATATATCGGATTTGTTTTCCAATCATTTAACTTATTGTCCAAAACAAGCGCCCTAGACAATGTTGCTCTTCCCCTGCTTTACGCAGGTGTTGCCAAAAACGAACGTAACGAACGGGCCCAAAAAGCTCTCATAACGGTCGGTCTCGGCGACCGACTTGATCATACATCAACACAATTATCAGGAGGTCAACAGCAAAGAGTTGCCATCGCACGAGCTCTGGTAAATGATCCTCGGTTAATATTAGCGGACGAACCGACGGGTAATTTGGATACCAAATCGGGAGATGAAATTATGTCACTGCTTAAAAATCTTAACAAGGAAGGTAACACTATTTTACTAGTTACTCACGAAATGGAAATTGCAGCGAGTACCAAAAGGCGAATAAAAATAGTCGACGGAGAAATCGTCGAAGATAAAAAACAGTAAACATGATTGATTACACTGAGACATTCACTCTTGCAACCAAGGCAATTTGGCGAAACAAGGCCCGATCAAGTCTAACTATGCTCGGCATTATCATTGGTGTTTCAGCGGTGATTCTACTTATTTCAGTAGGTCAGGGTTTACAAAACTACATTACACAGCAGTTTGAGTCAATCGGATCAAACCAGATTTTCGTTCTCCCGGGAAAAGGATTGGAAGGTTTTGGATCAGGTCCTCCAAATCTGGCAGGTAGCAAACTTACCCTTCGTCATGTCGAGAGTATTTCCAGACTTGGCGGATCAGTAAAAACAGCGGCTGCCGACAACGAATTACCATCCTCAGTCAAATACAAAGGCACATCGATTGTTTCAACAGTAGCCGGAACTTCAGCAGAATGGCTGGTTATGTCCAATGTCGAAATCGGAAACGGTAGAGGTTTAACCGATAGTGACGTCGAGCAGTCTCGAAATGTTGCAATTGTTGGCAAATCTGTCGTCGAAGAATTGTTTGGAAGCGCAAATCCCGTTGGTCAAAACATAACCGTCGGTGATCAGAGTTTTAAAATAATCGGCGAACTTAACGAGCTGGGAACACAAAGTATCGGTATAGATGTTGATAATTTTGTAATTATCCCCATAACCACCTCTCAGCGGGTGTTTGGTGTTGAGGCAATTACGACAATTGTTGTCCAGGCAGTAAATAAAGATGAAATTCCAATTGCGGTCGAACAAGTGGAACGCTACCTAAAAACACAGCTGGATGAAGATGATTTTTCAGTTGTAGATCAGGAAAGTTTATTAAATACGATTAATCAAATTCTCGGTGTATTAACGGCAGCTTTAGGAGGAATAGCGGCGATATCTCTAGTCGTAGGTGGTGTTGGAATTATGAATATCATGCTCGTATCAGTCACTGAACGCACACGCGAAATAGGTTTAAGGAAAGCTATTGGTGCAAAACCAAGTGACATTTCAAGCCAATTTGTAATCGAGGCAGTGGCTTTATCTGTCTCAGGTGGAGGAATCGGTATCATCATCGGCTGGTTGGGCTCTCTTGCCCTTAACCCATACTTCCCAACCCATGTCACACTCTGGTCAATCGCTCTCGCCTTTGGGGTTTCGGCTGCAATTGGAATTTTGTTTGGGGTAGCTCCGGCAGTTCGCGCATCAAAACTTAACCCGATTGACGCACTGCGTTATGAGTAAAACCACCGTGCCTTAAAGTCTGTAGTTTATTGGTAAATTATTAATGTGGGGTCAGTACTTTGCTTCATTAACAAGTTCTTTTGCTCATGGTCATTTACAAATTTTTTACATGGTTCTCCACCGACTAAAGTCCGTAGTGACTTTTCTATGGTAACTTTTTCCGCTTTCAATGTTAAGACAAATCTCGATTCACTGACTAATCGCGTGGTATTACCTGAAGATAAAAATATAGTATGTGTCACTCTCCAATATCTCACCTTTCAGAGTGCAAATGCCTGATTAACGCCAACTAGATAATATTTATGTGACTACACCTAAAATCAGACTATTAGACACAGTAAACCAAGATACTAATAAATTGACCTGGACTTCGATCATGTTATAGCATTAATAAATGAATCCTCCTATTGCCCAATACAGAAACGATATTAACAACTATGAATTGGAACGTATTTTTTCGGGAATGAAGGCAAATCCGGTTGAATTCGTCGACATAATCATTAAAGAAGCTGTCAAGTATGGCGCCTCGGATGTTTTATTAGAACCCAGGAAAGATACTTTTCTGGTTCGATCCAGAATTGATGGTGTATTGTATAAATTTGGAGAAATGAGTATCGACTCGTATCCCGAGATCACTTCGAGACTTAAGATTCTAAGTGGACTTGATCCAACTGAAAAAAGACATATTCAAGAAGGTCAAAGCACTACTACAATTGATGAAAAACAAGTAAATTTGCGTGTTGAAATAGCACAAACCGTGCACGGAGAGTTAGTTGTCATTCGAATCCACGAGAAAAAATCTATTGCCATGGATCTTTCACAACTTGGATTGAATAATGCCGCATTTCAAACCTTTGAAACAATGGTTAAACAAAAAAGCGGATTAATTCTCGTCAGCGGACCAACTGGTTCCGGCAAAACAACTACGCTTTATTCAACTCTAATTAAACTCAATGAAAATAAAGATCAAAATGTCATGACAATTGAAGACCCGGTCGAATTTCACTTGGACGGTATCAATCAAATGCAGGTTGACGAAGCAAACGGATTTACCTTTGCCAAGGGACTGTCAACAATTCTCAGATTAACTCCCGATATCGTCCTCGTCGGAGAAATTCGAGATCGCGAAACCGCCAAAATTGCCATCGAATCAGGTCTCACGGGACAGCTAGTTTTATCAACAGCTCATGCGGAAGACTCGGTGCGGACACTTTTCCGACTTATGGATTTAGGAGTTGAAACATATTTCCTAAACTCTGCACTTATGGGGGTTATTGCACAAAGATTAGTTAGAAAATCGTGTACCGAGTGTAAAGAAATTTATCAACCAACGCAAAAAGAAATCGATATTTTTACAAGCGTAATGGGAAGATCACCGAAACAATTGATCAAAAGCCGTGGGTGCGAAAAATGCAATAATTTGGGTTACAAAGGTAGAGTTGGCATTTTTGAAGTTTTGTATATTGATTCAGGAGTTCGCGAACTCCTGCGAATGCGGGCTAACGAAGACAGACTTAAAGAAGCACTAACCAAAAACGGTTTTATCACTCTTCTCAAAGATGGTTTAGACAAAGCGGAAAACGGAATAACGACGATTGATGAAGTCTTGAAAAACAGTCTTCGAGTAGTGTAATTTATTTTAAACCAACGACAGTCACAAATCTTCCCCGATCTCCATCGCTGGTACGCACATCCCGATAGTGAGAGAAAAATCTTTTATCTTTCGCCGTATCGATTTTACAGTCAATGATATTGTTTTCTTTTACACCGGTATGCACTAGTTGATCGATATTATATTTAAATAAATCAACCAGGTAATTATCACCTTTTCTGCTAATATATTTTTCCCATACTCTACTATTAGTAGAAAATTTTTCTGTATCTTTGTCAAATTCATACGACGCTTTCCTAATTCCCGGACCAATTCCCACAACCAGATGTGAAGGTTTGGTGCCGTAATACTTCTTCATATCTAATACGGTTTTTACAGTTATCTCGTTTTCTGTCCCTTTCCAACCAGCATGCACTAAACCGACTGCTTGCACTTTAGGATCAAATAACATTATCGGCAGGCAATCAGCGGTTTTAATTAGTAAAAACAATCGACGTACTCGTGTAATCATGGCATCCGCATCCACAAGCGAATCGGGGTCATATATATTTGCAGGTTTTTTTACTTCAACAATTCTTGTTCCGTGCACCAAGCGTATCGTTGAACAACGATTGCCATCGACTTTGCAGGTAACGAGAAATTTTTGCATGTTTTCGTTTACTTTCTTCAAATCCCCGAAGTTATATGACATATTTCCTTCTCGTGTTGTAGAAATTGCGTGAAATAAGTTTGAAAACTTTGTTAATTTTTCAATTTGGTACATTGCGTAAATTATACAAAATTTTTCCGCTTTTTCGGGACTTAATTGTTTTTCCATTAAAATTGATATAATAACGCTATGATAATTGACATAATTACTTTGTTTCCCAACATGTTTTCCGGGCCATTCGAAGAATCTATAATAAGTCGAGCCAAGAATAAAGGCTTAGTCGAAATAAATATCCACTATCTTAGAAATTGGACCACAGATAAACATCATACTGTAGACGATAAACCCTTTGGAGGTGGCGCGGGTATGGTTTTAATGGTTGAACCGATATACAAAGCAATAAAAGAATTGAAGAAAAAAAACACCAAAGTTTATCTTGTCTGTCCACAGGGGTCGACATTTAACCAACAAATTGCCCAACACATGTCGCAAGAAAAACATATTATTCTCATATCCGGCCATTACGAAGGTTTTGACGAGAGAATTCGTGAACACCTGGTGGACGATGAAATTTCAATAGGTGATTACGTATTAACAGGCGGTGAGTTACCTTCGATGGTAATTGTCGATACCATAGTACGGCTTATCCCCGGAGTATTGGGAGACAATGAATCTCTCAGTGGTGAAACACATTCTCGAAAAGGATTAGTCAAGCATCCTGTCTACACTCGCCCTGAGAATTTCAAAGGCTGGAAGGTGCCCAATATCTTACTTTCGGGCGATCACGCAAAAATATCTGAATGGAAGAAAGAAAACAATCGTCCAAGGTAACAACTTTCTCAATAAGTCCGATTAATTCCCATTGTCTTCAAATGTTACTCAATAGACTAAAGTTTGTGGTAACTAATTGACGCTTTTGCCGCAAAGACTATTCGTCATGCACACAAAGAAACGCGTGGAATTGCCGAAAACAGAAAAATTGATACCACTAATTTATTTCCCCAAAAGATGAAGTATTAATGAAATAAATACACGACCTAGTTATAATTTGTCGTTTTTTTGCTATCCATTTAAATACATATCAAGAAGTACTGATAACGAGAATACAAAAAGAGTTAGGTTTTCTACACATTATTTTATTAGCCGCACTTGCTAATAAAACCCACAGTATTACTTAAGGTAATACTACACATCTTATGTGTACGATATTACAACCCAAACTGAAACATGTCAAGTAATTCCGAATGTGTGTCACCTAACCATATCGTCACTTATGAGGTACCCAAGCTTTTCTTTTTTAACCCTCAAATATTTTTTAATCCTTTCTGAGATTGGATATTTAATATCATAACGATTAACTACAAAGCCTGATTTGCTTACAGCACGTATCAAATTGGGATTATTGGTAATTAATCGAATTTGATTACTAATTCCAAGATCAGTTAATGCTCTTATTGCATTACTATGAGTTCTCGGATCAGTAGAAAAGCTAAGTTCCTCAAATGCCTCTACCGTATCAATCCCTTTTGTTCTTTCTAATTCCATAGCTCTTATTTTATTTTCAAGTCCAACACCTCTCCCTTCCTCATAGCTATATACAACTACACCACTACCAACTTTTGAAATTGTTTTCAATGAAGTAGATAATTGCAAATTACAATCACAATCTATTGCATGGAACGCTTCACTGAAAAGACATGACGATTGAATTCTTACCAATATATTTGTTTCCTTAATATCACCGTAAGTTAAAGAAATACAATAACCTTTACTGAATTTGTGATAATTCACCATAAAGTTTCCGTATTTTGTAGATAGTATTGTAGAAGATGTTACTGCCATATTTTATTAATATTTGTCCGAAGCTATTACCGGTTTTTATAAAGACGATCAGTTTCTATAATTTTTTCGAGAGCCTTACGAATTACTTCAGATCTATTTGTCCCATCGTGTACCTTTACATACCAGTTTAAATAACTGATATGTTTGTTGTGAAGAAACACGTTAATCCTTTTGTTGAGATGATTACTCCTCACAGTAGCAAGAAATTCTTTTACTATTTTATCAATTTCCGAAACAGATGAGTATATCTTAGAATAAAAAAGAGGATCTTGAACTTTAGCTGAGTAATCTCTTTCGTCCGATAAGCACAATACGGGTATTTTCTTATCCAAAGACATTTGGGCTTCCTGTCCCAACTTAAATGAATATTTACTTGCTTCAAAAATTGCCGCATCAGACATTTCG is a window from the Candidatus Woesebacteria bacterium genome containing:
- a CDS encoding ABC transporter permease, with translation MIDYTETFTLATKAIWRNKARSSLTMLGIIIGVSAVILLISVGQGLQNYITQQFESIGSNQIFVLPGKGLEGFGSGPPNLAGSKLTLRHVESISRLGGSVKTAAADNELPSSVKYKGTSIVSTVAGTSAEWLVMSNVEIGNGRGLTDSDVEQSRNVAIVGKSVVEELFGSANPVGQNITVGDQSFKIIGELNELGTQSIGIDVDNFVIIPITTSQRVFGVEAITTIVVQAVNKDEIPIAVEQVERYLKTQLDEDDFSVVDQESLLNTINQILGVLTAALGGIAAISLVVGGVGIMNIMLVSVTERTREIGLRKAIGAKPSDISSQFVIEAVALSVSGGGIGIIIGWLGSLALNPYFPTHVTLWSIALAFGVSAAIGILFGVAPAVRASKLNPIDALRYE
- a CDS encoding type II/IV secretion system protein — its product is MNPPIAQYRNDINNYELERIFSGMKANPVEFVDIIIKEAVKYGASDVLLEPRKDTFLVRSRIDGVLYKFGEMSIDSYPEITSRLKILSGLDPTEKRHIQEGQSTTTIDEKQVNLRVEIAQTVHGELVVIRIHEKKSIAMDLSQLGLNNAAFQTFETMVKQKSGLILVSGPTGSGKTTTLYSTLIKLNENKDQNVMTIEDPVEFHLDGINQMQVDEANGFTFAKGLSTILRLTPDIVLVGEIRDRETAKIAIESGLTGQLVLSTAHAEDSVRTLFRLMDLGVETYFLNSALMGVIAQRLVRKSCTECKEIYQPTQKEIDIFTSVMGRSPKQLIKSRGCEKCNNLGYKGRVGIFEVLYIDSGVRELLRMRANEDRLKEALTKNGFITLLKDGLDKAENGITTIDEVLKNSLRVV
- a CDS encoding laccase domain-containing protein codes for the protein MEKQLSPEKAEKFCIIYAMYQIEKLTKFSNLFHAISTTREGNMSYNFGDLKKVNENMQKFLVTCKVDGNRCSTIRLVHGTRIVEVKKPANIYDPDSLVDADAMITRVRRLFLLIKTADCLPIMLFDPKVQAVGLVHAGWKGTENEITVKTVLDMKKYYGTKPSHLVVGIGPGIRKASYEFDKDTEKFSTNSRVWEKYISRKGDNYLVDLFKYNIDQLVHTGVKENNIIDCKIDTAKDKRFFSHYRDVRTSDGDRGRFVTVVGLK
- a CDS encoding ABC transporter ATP-binding protein; amino-acid sequence: MASILSLEKISKVYPMGDMMVHALREVSLEIKEGDFASITGPSGSGKSTLMHMIGLLDKPTSGRILLQGKNVSDLDENELAVARNKYIGFVFQSFNLLSKTSALDNVALPLLYAGVAKNERNERAQKALITVGLGDRLDHTSTQLSGGQQQRVAIARALVNDPRLILADEPTGNLDTKSGDEIMSLLKNLNKEGNTILLVTHEMEIAASTKRRIKIVDGEIVEDKKQ
- the trmD gene encoding tRNA (guanosine(37)-N1)-methyltransferase TrmD; translated protein: MIIDIITLFPNMFSGPFEESIISRAKNKGLVEINIHYLRNWTTDKHHTVDDKPFGGGAGMVLMVEPIYKAIKELKKKNTKVYLVCPQGSTFNQQIAQHMSQEKHIILISGHYEGFDERIREHLVDDEISIGDYVLTGGELPSMVIVDTIVRLIPGVLGDNESLSGETHSRKGLVKHPVYTRPENFKGWKVPNILLSGDHAKISEWKKENNRPR